Part of the Bombus huntii isolate Logan2020A chromosome 10, iyBomHunt1.1, whole genome shotgun sequence genome, TCGCGTGCAAATCGACGCTTATCGCCAAATGCCAACCCTCTTGCTTGACTCACCTCGAACTACACAACGAAATGTAGGAGGAGCGGGTGGGGTGATTGCGAGCCGTGGCAATTATATCCGACATTATCGCATCATTTCGAATTTTCacaaagaaaaattcttgcaatttgttatttatttttacgcgAATAGTTTCTATCACGAGTTGCCGTTTCCTGCTCGTGTTCGGCACCGCATCGGATTCGGCAACGTCATTTAGAGTCGTACTCCGCATTCTTCGTCGTCTACCTCTTATCAATGATTAAGGATGCAGGTAAAAAGTTTCCGGATTTCATTGTTATAGATTCAACGATCGATTATCGTGGCCAATAATCGTGTATCGTGACTGAATTTTTTGAGAAGAAATTTTTCGTCAAGTCCAGTTTTTAGAATGCAGAGAAATAGTTTATCACAGTGTTATAAAATACTCGACATTTCTTCATAAACTTGTAGGATCTAGATATCATACGTACGTGCGTGGTTGAGTATATTTAGATACGTAGAGAATATTGCTTCTCTCATTTTTACGCTCCCACTGTGCCAACGTTTTTGTCTCTCGCGTTAGACATCTTTTTCGATGCTGCACGATTTTGAAATTTACCTTCGCTATAATTCATGCCTGCCCCGGTCGGAACGAAACGTAAAGGAATGAAAAGAGTCATGGACAAAGTCGATcgatcttttttctcttctttctacGAGATGTATCATTCACGTGGGAATATTCACGTGGGACCCGTTTGAATTTCTTTCTCCTGAACGAGAATCACGAAAACGCTGGTTGTCAGTGTTTGCGAAGCTGGTCAAACATCGTAAGTAAATGAGAACCAACTTGAAcagaataaaatatgctaTAAGAGTATCTAGACAGTCGCTCTTCTTCGACGTGATTAGTTTATAAGTTTGCAAGGAAAGAGGAAAGTGATCGTCGCAACTATAGAACTTAAccgatatttattaacaatttcgTGCCAGTTTTCTTCAGTATTATTACACACGTTTCCCAAGTCTGACTTTTTCGTCTTTTCTAACGGaatttaaatgtataatttcCGTAAGAAGATAGCAAGTGCTACCCGTAGTCGTTGATTAATCGGCAGTTTAAAAACTTGGTAGATATTATCGTATTATTATCGCAAATTTGCCAAATACTCCGAGTACCggatttgataaaattttaccaAACACTACAAATCTCCGGATACTCGTGTACGACAGTGTACAGTAAGCGACACTTAAACTTTGATCGCGCGAAGATGCTACAGAGCGGAGTATCAGAATTGGAAGAGTCACTGACTCTGACGTATCGTCAGAAACGACCGTTTCGATCCACGCCATCGCGATCGATTTCTATGTAACTTTGTTGTGCTTTGGTGGACGCAACGGTCTAGGCAACTATCGCATCGGAAGAAGAGGAGGACGCAGATTAATCGAGCGTATCTGATGCGATTCGATCGACCAACCGTCAATTTCCTGACAAGATGTGTAACGTGCTTCGCTATCTTCGACGTTCCGCTCTCGTATGATCGAGCAATTTCATACATCACTATCTAGTTTAATTTAGATGGACGTAGGTACGTTCAGACTTGGAAATCGGGAAGGTAGAATCAGTCGCGTGACAGCCGCGAACGAGTGAGTAATAGTCGTGATACTAATCGACCGTCGACGAACTTTGTCGTGTACGAGACAATTCTGTGGTGCGTGTGCAAAGGGGTATCAGCTAGATTTTGGCCAACAGGATAAGTACTAAGTAAGCTGCTATTTTTCTACGTCGTTGTCTTTTGCTTATGATTCTAACGGCACGAGtcaatttcaatttcgctCCTATCCTGCTTTTTTACCCGTGGGATTCCAAAGCTAAGTGTTCATTCGATAGTAAAGCTATCGCGAGTTGTTCTCGAGGATAGTTCTTCATCCGTATCGCTAACTGATCGCATGCATAGTCAGTGTCAACGCAACGAGAAATATTCCCGAGACCAATTCCAGATTGTTTTCcagattttgtcattaggtggtattgacaaagtCCGCAATCTCTTAGTTGTCAACCTAATATGttggaaatttaatataatggCTTCGCGTTGGAAAGCTTCTCCGAAAAACTAACAATTTTCACTTACGCTCTTTCGGCTGctagaaaattattaacgaAGGAGGTGACCATGCTTCGGTTCAGACGGGAATTTTGTGCGACGTTGCTGCTACTGTGCGTCTCAAGAAGCACGCGCCTCTCCGCGTCTTTGGCAGACGCTGAACCTGTTTTGATACGACCGCTCAAAGTCTACGAGAGTTTGATCAAGGGTGTTCACGATCACTTCAACAACACCTGCATCATACTTTTTCACGGCACGATGAACGTGATAGAGAAGAAAGGTGAGCCGGTGATGTTTCAATGAATGTAAGAACGTAACGTTGAAGATGGAACCGTGGATGATCGTTTTAGGATTGGAAGATATGGAAGGACTGTTGGCGCTCCAAAGGTACTTAAGTGGATCTCTGAACATCCGGACTGTGATTATGGATTTTAGCATGTTCAAGGATCGAGTAGGTTTACCAAGAAATGTCGGATTCGACGGATTCCgtatttagaaatattccgGTATTCTGTGCTACGTATATCAGCGACGCGATGTTGCGATCAAGTTCTCAATTTGTTGACTATTTGTTGACTATTTGTTGACTCCAGTAAAAAGACAATAAAAGGAGGACAAATTCGGAACGAACGATTTCTTGTATTTCTGTTACATCTGCTATCAAAACGTATATTTTCAATCATTtgcagaaaaatattaaaaaaaaaagaaaaaggaagacaCTCGTCTTGTATCTTTCAATGAATTCAAAAACACTGATCAGCTTTTTAGAGTCAATGTGTTCGCTCGTTCGTGAGCCTCGATATTCGCTATTTAATGTCTTGTGGCGTAACTCAATCGGCTATCGTATCTCGTTTCAGGTAGGAAAGACTTATCATCACATCAAAAGGCCGTTGTTCGTGTTATTGAACGACCTCGACGAGATCAGGGAGCAATTCATTTCGGTGAGTGAAAATAAAGACAGGTAAGAGGAAATACCAGAGAAAAGAAACGGAGATCGTCGACGAATCCAAACGAAACGATAACAGGTTTCCAAATGGATCACGATGTCTTATCCGACGTGGTTGCTGTTCCTGAGGGACGGCACTAGATTCGACGAATTTTTGTCGAACGTCTACGTACCATTTGACTGCATTCTGATGGTGACTCAGAGAGATTCGAAGGGAACAGGTGAGATTGTCCGGGACGTGTACCAAATCAGCAAGGAGGATAATCTGAGATCGATGAAGTTTGGCGAGTGGAATGCCAGAGAAGGATTCCAGGGACCTCAGCTTGGATTATATCAACGTAGAAACGATCTAAATGGACGCAACATACGAGTGGTTTCCGTTCACGTGAGTTACCGCGATCGTTCGTACACAGGtaaaagaaagtttaaaacTGATACCGTATGGGTCTCGGTAATTATCGCGTTAAAAGCTTTTTATCGTATTGCTAATAGTCAGCTATTCCGTGGcatatacaaattttgtatatatatacaatcaTGTATTATACATGAAGATATATACTacgttaaattaatttaccGCTCTTATCAAATAGAAATCCAGTTTGTAAAATTATGGTGTCTTTTTGTACTCACTTTGTAAACTTTCTTTCGCCAGCCATTCTACTTTGTTGACTTAATTTAATCTAACACCGCTACTTGCTTTCTGCAAGCGTCTCGATACTTACATAAGAACAGAAATATCCGAGGAGCTATCGATCGCTATTGACGAATTGTTTCACTGGCAGGATCCTCCAGTTTCGCGGATCATTCGCAATAAAGCTGGTCAGCCTTCTAGGATCGGCGGTTTCTTCGGTGAAGTGATTCAACTGCTGCAAGAAGGAATGAATTGCACGTTAGTATAGCGTTTACAGAAACTATACCGATTACGATATACAGTGAGATTCAATTCAATTATCGTAGAAAACTTTTACGAGTATAGGGTGATTATAGGAGAGCTGCTGTTACATATTTTGGGAAACTGGTATCACGTTCGAATTTTCTAATGGAAAATTAGTTTAAGGATGGATATTGTTAATAGAATATCTTATACTACTATTACTTTCatcgaaacaaatttaaattacaatacacgtaatatttaaaaaattggaacTAAGAATCTTCTTTTTCAGGGAGAGACGCCTCCCTCCTAACGAGACGTTACGTTTCGTACGACACGCATCGTTAATACATTCAAAAAAGGTTTCTTAAGCGTTCGCGAACCATTGTACCATGTGATCATTGATCAAGCGTTCCCATCGGTTTGCTTTCGTTCATGTTTTCAAGTTCGTATCTTCGTCCTCGTCGCAAGAGCATGCTACGTCGTGCCTTCTAGTCTTTTTCTTTCTGACAGTCGTCGCGTCATCTTCTTGCTCGGCTTTCCTCTTGAGGGCACGTCGAAGTTCTCTCAGCTGCCTGGCCGTTTCCTTCCGAAAGTATTCGTCTTGATTAGCGGCCGATCTCTCTTCGAACCATTCTCTCTTCCGGCCGTCACCGCTTCGTCGATAtctttcgtaaaaatatcgcCGCGGAGTCGCGGCTGTGCTGCGTAACACCATCGCGCATCTATTATACGACATTTAGTGGGCAAAATAAATTTCCGTAGCTGAAATAAATTTAGgaacgaataaaaagaatgaaGAATAATTCTGACAGAAATATTACATAAACATTCGCAGTCCAGTAACAACGAGTAAGTAGTAAATATCAGATGTAAAGTTACTGTTATCTCTACTCAAGATTTTCTCGTGTTATGTTGTGAAAAATGGTTAAaccaatttttctttaattttaagcGCATCTAACTACGTACGGTAAGGAACTTCTCCTTGAGCTAACGGGTTCTAGACATTTCGATGCGAAGCCTCGTAGCATGCTCTCCGCGTTGGACGATTCCGTAgcccttcttcttcttcttcttcttcctcttctttctcttacCCTTTCTCGTTTGTCAAACAGACAGTCCATCGTGCACGAAGATCGCGATATCGGGCTCGATTTGTCGACAACTTCGCGAGGGAGGTGACTCTCGAAGATTTAAATTGAGCTTCGTTTGACGTTCAGAGCATGATCAAGCAAGCCACTCGAATCCAAGCGGCTTGACAACCCCACTTTACCGCTATGAATCTGTAATTTACTTCGGTCGTCGTTTGAATTTTAAGTCGCTCGAATTCAAATAATTCGACTAATCTCAATGAGGTCCTAGGTCCGTTTGTACGCGACTGCTGTAATTTACGAAATCGTTCGCCGCATGTTTCAAAGCGTCGATCTACGGAGAGTTAATACACAGATAAAAAAGAGTATACTTCGATATAAGACTTAATACACGTACAAATGAGAAAGACTAGTATTCATTTGCATAATTTTTTATGTCTCTTTCAAATGACTCGCGCGACACCGAGGGTCTCAGGTTTACCTATATGGAGGCTAGCTCATGGGGTACCCGATTACCAAACGGCACGTGGACAGGTTCGATCAGAATGTTGGTAGAAGACAAGGCAGATCTCGCGGCAACTGAGCTGATGATGTCGTCCGACAGACTGGAGGCCATTAAATTTACCACTCCCGTCTACTCGACCAAGTAAGTTAAGAGTCAGCAGCTTTCTTCTATTATCGCTATTACTATCGTTTATTCGCTCGTCTGCATTCGCGTAAAAGTCTGCAACCTGATGGTCATTAACAGTCATTTTTTACCTCCGCCTGCAAGCAACAGATCCAAGAAATCAATGCTGCAATTCCTCTAACAACTTACCGCATGCAACGTATCGGATCAGACGTATCTCTTGCTTGCCTTCTTCTTGCCTCCTTTTCATTCAGATGCCGCGCATACATCAGGAGACCGGACACAACAGCAGTGAAATGGAACACGTACTTGGCACCATTTGCATTCAACGTTTGGAACGCAATCGGTCTGACCGTCGTGGTAGTGGCGCTGACGATCACCGGGATCGATGTTCTCTCGAGAAAAGTGAATTGGTTTCCGGTTGATCTCAGGCCCAATTCCAGGTCCACCTTATCCGAGATTCTCTTCTACGTATTTGGTGCGTTCTGCGGACAGGGTGAGTGAGAGGCCAATCGAATTTGGCAAATTTGGCGCGCCAGTTACGAGCGAGGAAGCCACCTAAGGAAATCTACgagttaatttttattaaactaaGTTAAACTTGTTTTTATTGAACTATTTACTAAGTTCAAAAGTATTTGCTTCGTTTCACACGAATGTATATACGAAACCGTTTCCGCTACAAGCTAAATTAAACGATGCCGGCTTATACTCTTCCAACTATATTCCCGAAAAAATGAATTTGCATAAGAATCGGTAGTCTAGCGGTCTAGTTTAAATACTTTGGTAATGTCGAAGGACAGGGAGACGTAATTTCGAATTTGCGAACAGGCATGGAACCGTCTCCTTTGGATCCCACGCGACTGGTGCATCTGAACGTTCACTTGACAGGCGTGGTGGTGCTTGCAGCTTATTCGGCAGCGCTAATCAGCTTCTTGGCCATAAAGACGTTCGTGATGCCATTTACCACGATGGAGGGTTTGCTGAAAGATGGTACCTATCGATTTGCCGTGGTTGGTGATTCGGCCGATTACAGTTTCTTCCAGGTAAGAGATCGTACTTCTACGTCCACCATCCGCCACCAACTACGACGCGTCCCAATTATTCAATTCGAACGATCAATACTCTTTGCGACATAGATTTGCGACGATTTCCCATTCGTACTGCATATGatctattataaataaatttttctagaaaattCACAATGTTATAAGCGTACCTAAAGAAACGCGATCTAATTGAGAGATTTGCTTCATccttcaaatattataattaaaagtttcCTTGGGAAACTGCATATTTCATTTAGCACTCTATATGTTTTTGCGcgttaaaatttgtttataagTGCGGAAAAATCCGCAGCTTAATTACAACgaatcgatatatttcaataaacgATATATCGATCGAAAGCCAAACAATATTCCTGTTGATAAACCTTTAAATGTATATCGTCAAAGAATATTATGATCGTCGGATTTCAACAATTTACAAAGGTACGAGTAGTTTCGCAATTTACTCTGAAAATATTTCGCTGGTTTTTCTCGGGCACAAATAGAACACCAGTGACACCATGCTCACGGTCATGTTCGAGGAGCTGTTGGCCAGGGAACTTGATCTGCCGGTAAACTATTTCGACGGCTTGAATCGTGTTTGTCAGGAGAAGAAATACGCTTTCATGACGCTGGATAATATGGCCACCGTGCTGCAAGGGAAAGTCGAGTGCGCGGTAGAACCTCTGGATGCGATAATGCAGACTACGATAGCCATGGCAGTCCCGAGTCACAGTCCTTATCGTGGCATTATCGACACCAAGTGAGTCAAATATAGCGTTGCGtcgttctttcttctctctttatCGGTGACTTATCCTTCGTAGCATTCTTCTGCTACGGGATAGCGGTATCCTTCAGCGGCTGCTGAAGCTCGAATGGTCTAGCCAAATGCGTTGGGTGAGTCGTTGTGAACTATCTTAAAATATGCATACTTGCAATTAGTATATCGCGAGGAGCGAAGCGGCAGCACACACtggaaattaattacattcgaCGAAAACTCCGTAAAGGATTAAAGCGAATAAAAAAGCCACGCTTGCTTCAGAAATGTTTGAATTTTTGACGCATTAACGAAAAGGAACTTTGTGGCATGGCAAAGTTATTTCATTCGTTAGATACGGTGATTGACGAAGGTATTCGAACGCTTACCACGGAAATTTTTAACGAGTATTATATCAcatgtcttatattttttctattattatcattattcgTAATTCTAGTCGCTCTGCGATTTAACCACTTAAGTGCGATGCGCCACCATAGTGGCTTTCGCGAATGTAATCTTGTATTACGATGCGCCACTATAGCGGTTCACTGTAACGACTCATTCGCTCACCGTTTCAGATGATGTTGGCAAAGACGCTCGTACTAACCGATTCGCTAAGACAGTGTATAAGTGGTAAAATAGAATCGCTAATAACTCGTTAATTAGATCGCTGATAATTCGTTGATAACTGATCGACAACTGACTGTAACTCATTTCCTTGCGatcgcgtccgtttatttatactggtcgtgGGAGAGTCGGAAGAGTCAAATTCGTTTTTGTCCGAcggttgcacgtagcggcgacattgttttgctcggagtttatttgttcttacattacGCGTATCCTAACGATCTTGaaactccgaggcaaaacaacaacatgattgTCCTCTAACTCACGCGCCGCTACATCACCTCCCTACCAGTGATaacgtttttatatttgttgaaattgcTTTACGAagactttctttcttttgttgtACATACGGTTGTACGACTTCGCTCGTCGTTTTCGTGCGCGGTTGCGAAAGTTCGGTATCTGCGGGTTTGTCGTTTCGATGCTTGGTAAAGCGTCGGCCGCTTGTTGTCAAACTCGTGCAGATGTTGCGCGACATCCTCGATATGCGGCGGTGGATACCTGTCGATACGATGCAGGCGTTCGACACGCGGTCGCCGCGGTGTCGTAGGCCTCCGTTTTTCTTTGGTATGACGCGCAGAGGCGATGCCCATGGACTATTCACTGGCCGCGTCACTCCTTGCTCGATCATCGTCTCAAATCTCGCCTTCGACTGCTCGCGTCGAGCGGAGGCGAGGCGTCGACGTTCGTTGAAGACGGAAGGGCCTGGCGTGGTTTTCCATATGAAGTACCGCACTGTGGCGTATTTTGTCGCTACCGAACGATTGGACGAGTCGCGTCCGAAAATTCGACGAGAAGTCGGTGATACGTCGACTCACCGACGATTGGCCGGGCTGTCGCTATTCGGGTGCTACCGGCTTCCGGGTGCTACCGTGGATGTTATCGGCCACCTTGATCAGGGTCCGCTTATTTAAACTGGTCGGGGGAGagtcggaaaattcaaattcgtttCTGTCCGAcggttgcacgtagcggcgacattgttttgctcggagtttatttgttcttacattacGCGTATCCTAACGATCTTGaaactccgaggcaaaacaacaacatgattcgTATTGTCCTTtaactcatgtgccgctacaagTTAAACAGTATCGTGAAAACGCTGTTCTCCTTCTCGCACTCGATGCCACATAAGTAATTTCTAACAGTATTCGACTACTTTCGTGAACCACTGTGTGTTCACTTTGCCAAGGTATAAACCTTGTAGATAAGACATAAACGATCGTATCGAGTCGAGTATAACGATCTTCTTGGGATTTCAGGCAAAATCTGGTTGGTCTTCGGTAGAACTGGAAGACGCAGTGCCTCTACTTCTCTTTTTGATCTCGTCTTATCTAGTCACCTGTTTGGTGTTATTAGTCGAACGAATAGTGTCCCGCAATCGAGAGCAACGATCTCGCGGCGATCAACGGTTTACGGGAAATTAGTCAGGCGGATATTTGTCGGATCATGCGCGAATCGTCCTCTCGTGCCGACGCGTTATCAAATTAGTACGTAAATATAAACAAAGCCACAGTTGTGCTCGTTTCCCCGGAGCGGTCGGATAAGATCGAATAGAAGACAGTTTCTGAAAAGAAATTCTGAGAATATTTGGTAAAAAATCGGCATAGATGGCTCACGTGGGACAAAACGCGCGCTTCTTAAAAACGAAGATCCCGACTAAGGAAACTGTGCCATCGAGTGAAAAGGAAAATGTGGCAACCGGTAAAAAGAAACCATCGATCTCGCGCGATACGCGCCACGCTTTAGGCTCGaacgaagaacgaagaaaggGAACACCTTTGAGAAACGAAGATAGCCGAGTGAGCCGCGAGCTTGAACGAAGCGCACGAGCGAAAAAGACACCGTTTCATATACATTTCGATGAGAAAAATATCGCCTCGAAGTCGAGCGTCGCTTCGAAGTTGAGCGTCGCTTCGAAGTCGAATGTCGCTTCGAAGTCGAGTGTCGCTTCGAAGTCGAATGTCGCTTCGAAGTCGAGTGTCGCTTCGAAGTCGAGTGTCGCTTCGAAGTCGAGTGTCGCTTCGAAGTCGAATATCGCTTCGAGGTCGAGTGACGCTTCGAGGTCGAGTTGCCCTCCGAGGGTAAATCCCAATTCGAAACGAGTATTGTGTCACTTGAAAATCGAGTCGAAAGTCACGTCATCCTACGGAAGAAATGATCCTAAACAGGTAAACGAGACAACGAGCCCCCCTGTTCGTCGAATTAAATCAAAAAACATTGAAATGTCGAACGAATTGTTTGGAAAAAGACACTCGGTAGAGGAGCTACGAATAGACAAACAGCTTCCGCCATCTAAGATACCCCGTCGCAGATCTCGTTCCGTTCAGCCGGTGCGAACCATCACACATAATACGTCGCAACGTTCATCTTCGATAGATTGGCGCGGCAAAAGTTCTGGATTCGGGTCGGTTAATAAATACGCGATTCTAAATAAACCAGTATCGAGGCCAATAGAAAAAATAACTGTAACTCTAGGGTCGAGAAACAAGGTCAACGACAAAAGGTACGACTACGtgatttttctatcttttttgcTCGATACGTTACGCGTTCACGTTTTACGGACGCGGCCTTTAATTTCTGAcagaaaacaaattttgaCCAACTCACCGAAGATCGCCCGAGAAAAGGAAACGTTGCTGACTGTAAAAACGGCGACGCCTGCCGACGTATCATTCCTACCGCCACCGCCAAAGACTCCTATCAAGGTAGACAATCGTTAAatgtttttttcaaataacacCTGTCCCATCGGAATGGAACTTGCCCTCAATGATCGAACGTACGAAATCTCAGTTTTGGTCATGTTCGTATTCGCATGATACAGACAGTTGCGCGCAACTCGAGACACAGTTAatttaaccctttcgcttcGGCAGTCCAATCCGCCGAAGTACTGTCACTGAATGGAAGCGCGCGCCAGAAATGCGCACAGTGTGCGTGGTTGctgtatataaattttcctAAGTCTTAAATAACAATACGGTTCTTGTAAGAACCATATATGAAATATCGGTTCACTGTTAATGGATTTAACAGATTTTTTAATACGAAACAGTATACGATCGTTTGgatgtttgaaatatattgCGTAAGACGTTTTGATGAACAACACTGTTTCAACACTGAGTAACTTTTAAGAagtgaaatccaatatatcgataaaatcAACAGAAAATGTTCTGTCGATAACGAAAACATATATTATTGACTACAGATGGCATTGGTGAATGCCCGATGTACGAGCTGCCGAACCTAGGATCCGTCGCGTAGTCGTCGCCTATATGCGGCGCTCCTACTCACAGATCATTTCGTAGGTGTCATCTATAAGTGTGACGCTCGTATTTACGGGTTATCTCGCAGGCGCCGCTTATAAGCGGCATTCgaagcgaaagggttaaacGAAGAAAGACAAGTTAAGGATGCAAAGTGGCGCTCTTTTACGTgaacttttatttttgaataaattGTTCGAGTGTATATACGTTCGACCATATTCGTACATAATTCAAATCGTATAGATTCGTACATAATTTTTGTTGTCTAAATATCtataatttatacgtatacacATGAACGATATATTAAGAGGTCGAAATTTTGTTCTCAACACCTGCAGAATTTCTCCGCGTTTACTGGTGCGTCTTCATGATGGC contains:
- the LOC126870718 gene encoding uncharacterized protein LOC126870718 isoform X5, which encodes MNVIEKKGLEDMEGLLALQRYLSGSLNIRTVIMDFSMFKDRVGKTYHHIKRPLFVLLNDLDEIREQFISVSKWITMSYPTWLLFLRDGTRFDEFLSNVYVPFDCILMVTQRDSKGTGEIVRDVYQISKEDNLRSMKFGEWNAREGFQGPQLGLYQRRNDLNGRNIRVVSVHDPPVSRIIRNKAGQPSRIGGFFGEVIQLLQEGMNCTFTYMEASSWGTRLPNGTWTGSIRMLVEDKADLAATELMMSSDRLEAIKFTTPVYSTKCRAYIRRPDTTAVKWNTYLAPFAFNVWNAIGLTVVVVALTITGIDVLSRKVNWFPVDLRPNSRSTLSEILFYVFGAFCGQGMEPSPLDPTRLVHLNVHLTGVVVLAAYSAALISFLAIKTFVMPFTTMEGLLKDGTYRFAVVGDSADYSFFQNTSDTMLTVMFEELLARELDLPVNYFDGLNRVCQEKKYAFMTLDNMATVLQGKVECAVEPLDAIMQTTIAMAVPSHSPYRGIIDTNILLLRDSGILQRLLKLEWSSQMRWVVIQRTKYNRSAFKGELLECRNDLKEEVDLSPPELLYHGEYHDELPMIERERERKAPQLSSSFLTRHINAEQRRLVVIFIIRLGIHCRYPSRIVYQSVKLFDAVMDKLSVDTMMIQLYALASLWIVLKRQEKFHKIPSVSEWDYSSQTFFLFYALVVYTQATKMVSLANDLYIGREDLLVDCERKILKILNFNITFADTFSLFTHHFISCEHYINVSEETGAFLYNCGCYMIDITLLDERFCRISARLISITVLELLLGIGLDVARDNTTPRWLFWRGLLSAVLSSPQRLEDKAIDSLRVIILRRVLDSQMQQDSFNVVYKKYCRSRYGRISKPFLQQVTRIPATETIFDP